A genome region from Halorussus pelagicus includes the following:
- a CDS encoding PadR family transcriptional regulator — protein MNTKLLPLAFLECNDEEPIEGITRFMKLIFLAQREKLDQDFYRYEPGQYGPYSKSLYDDIDRLESEGFIRRRDEPTGDKKSDKQTYELTEKGERTLHRARELPGNEFPEAVDGLEAVKSQYNEMDLWELLEHVYGEYPEMAKNSVLDISTGRAV, from the coding sequence ATGAATACCAAACTCCTCCCATTGGCTTTCTTGGAGTGCAACGACGAAGAGCCAATAGAGGGGATTACGAGGTTCATGAAACTGATCTTCCTCGCACAGAGGGAGAAGCTTGACCAGGACTTTTACCGGTACGAACCGGGTCAGTACGGACCGTATTCGAAGTCACTCTACGACGACATCGATAGATTGGAGTCTGAAGGCTTCATCCGACGGCGGGATGAACCGACGGGGGACAAGAAGAGTGACAAACAAACCTATGAACTCACTGAAAAGGGTGAGCGAACACTCCACCGAGCACGCGAACTTCCGGGGAACGAGTTCCCGGAAGCAGTAGACGGTTTAGAGGCGGTCAAAAGCCAATACAACGAGATGGACCTCTGGGAGTTGCTCGAACACGTTTACGGGGAGTACCCGGAGATGGCTAAAAACAGTGTTCTCGACATCTCTACCGGAAGAGCTGTGTGA
- a CDS encoding MBL fold metallo-hydrolase — protein sequence MNVEFLGGTREIGRSAILVDDSLLLDYGMATGNPPSFPVGDPDPDAVVVSHGHLDHVGAVPSLLSGDARPPIHWTPPTRDLTRVLAEDTLKLRGGSYDCPFTHTEVKRMSQVSETHGYGETFTAAGYEVTFFDAGHIPGSAHVLVNDGETRLLYTGDFHTADTQLLSGTTARPDADIVITESTYSDVDHDPRGEVEKSFAESVRTTLWEGGTVVVPAFAIGRTQEMLMVCEAHDIDCYVDGMGQQVTEIARQYPEFVRDADALGRAKSNARFVTGRDGQRRRIADKNTVVVTTSGMLSGGPAMTYVPEIRANPTNKLAFTGYQVEGTPGRELLDRGRAEIDGRVMPVSAQVEAYDFSAHADRDGLLDFLDSYRDAEILVNHGDRCESFAEELRGEGFEASAPELGERITTT from the coding sequence ATGAACGTCGAATTTCTCGGCGGGACCCGCGAAATCGGCCGGAGCGCGATTCTCGTGGACGACTCTCTGTTGCTCGACTACGGGATGGCGACGGGCAACCCGCCGTCGTTTCCGGTCGGCGACCCAGACCCCGACGCCGTGGTCGTGAGCCACGGCCACTTGGACCACGTCGGCGCGGTCCCCTCCCTGCTGTCGGGCGACGCCCGGCCGCCCATCCACTGGACGCCCCCGACCCGCGACCTGACTCGCGTGCTGGCCGAGGACACGCTCAAACTCCGCGGGGGAAGCTACGACTGCCCGTTCACCCACACCGAGGTCAAGCGCATGAGTCAGGTCTCGGAGACCCACGGCTACGGCGAGACCTTCACCGCGGCCGGATACGAAGTCACCTTTTTCGACGCCGGACACATTCCGGGGAGCGCGCACGTCCTCGTCAACGACGGCGAGACCAGACTGCTCTACACCGGCGACTTCCACACCGCGGACACGCAACTGCTCTCGGGGACCACTGCACGACCCGACGCGGACATCGTGATTACCGAATCGACTTACTCCGACGTGGACCACGACCCCCGAGGCGAGGTCGAGAAGTCGTTCGCCGAGAGCGTCCGGACGACCCTCTGGGAGGGTGGTACCGTCGTCGTTCCGGCGTTCGCCATCGGTCGAACGCAGGAGATGCTGATGGTCTGTGAAGCCCACGACATCGACTGCTACGTGGACGGGATGGGCCAGCAAGTGACCGAAATCGCTCGCCAGTATCCCGAGTTCGTCCGCGACGCCGACGCCCTCGGGCGCGCGAAGTCGAACGCGCGGTTCGTCACAGGACGTGACGGCCAGCGTAGGCGCATCGCCGACAAGAACACCGTCGTCGTGACGACCAGCGGGATGCTCTCGGGCGGTCCCGCGATGACCTACGTCCCCGAGATTCGGGCAAATCCGACGAACAAACTCGCGTTCACGGGCTATCAGGTCGAGGGGACGCCCGGCCGCGAGTTGCTGGACCGGGGCCGGGCCGAAATCGACGGTCGGGTGATGCCCGTCAGCGCGCAGGTCGAAGCCTACGACTTCTCGGCGCACGCCGACCGCGACGGCCTGCTGGACTTTCTCGATTCGTACCGCGACGCCGAGATTCTGGTCAACCACGGCGACCGCTGTGAGTCCTTTGCCGAGGAACTGCGCGGCGAAGGCTTCGAGGCGAGTGCGCCGGAACTCGGGGAGCGCATCACGACAACGTGA
- a CDS encoding ribonuclease HI family protein: MTNDPLPAEHLTPLAALADEVLAGVGYEMAAATDAIDDAVSGYGGLFDPATTSDELRHALESLLDSGLTRPSAPEPTSDTFVLYVDGSSRGNPGPAGAGAVIMDAEEDELARLGRPVGSRTGNNTAEYVALQLGLSELLARYEPRRLEVRIDSMTVIRDVWGGDDPTEPGVETYSEAVAAALSSIPDHQYTHLADSDPNPADALATVGADIAALGPG, encoded by the coding sequence GTGACTAACGACCCCCTTCCGGCCGAACACCTCACGCCGCTCGCCGCGCTCGCCGACGAGGTACTCGCGGGCGTCGGCTACGAGATGGCGGCCGCCACCGACGCCATCGACGACGCCGTCTCCGGCTACGGCGGTCTCTTCGACCCCGCGACCACCTCGGACGAGTTGCGTCACGCGCTCGAAAGCCTGCTGGATTCGGGACTCACCCGGCCATCCGCTCCCGAACCGACGAGCGACACTTTCGTCCTCTACGTCGATGGTAGTTCACGCGGCAACCCCGGTCCCGCAGGGGCAGGTGCTGTCATCATGGACGCCGAGGAGGACGAACTCGCCCGTCTCGGCCGACCCGTCGGCTCCCGGACGGGGAACAACACCGCCGAGTACGTCGCTCTCCAACTCGGTCTCTCGGAACTGTTGGCTCGCTACGAGCCGCGCAGACTGGAAGTCCGCATCGATTCGATGACGGTCATCCGAGACGTTTGGGGTGGCGACGACCCCACCGAGCCGGGCGTCGAAACGTACAGCGAGGCCGTCGCGGCGGCGCTATCGAGCATCCCGGACCACCAGTACACGCATCTGGCAGACAGCGATCCGAACCCCGCCGACGCGCTGGCGACGGTGGGTGCCGATATCGCCGCCCTCGGACCGGGATAG
- a CDS encoding ornithine cyclodeaminase, producing MTVARTVELEGHIIDSGMMQQCFGVVMDLGGNFDVEEFEVGEHKDAESYCRMTVTADDEDSLREILHELNQHGAHLSNPPNATLKPAPGDRVVPHGFYSTTNHPTKVRYEDEWLPVENIEMDCAVVVKPADEDSDDAPRAYTKVLNAIEEGDLVVADEAGVRVDPPERPRGSSGPFGFMQGGVSAERPSGSLIREIAEAIAETKADGGSVLAVAGPAVIHAGAGDALARLVREGYVDMLSAGNGFAVHDLERGQYGTSLGMDVETMESPRKGHKHHIYTISEIIRAGGIEEAVEQGLVEEGVMYECVENDAPYVLAGSIRDDGPLPDTITDAVEAQNAIREQAHEADLVIMLSTLLHSVAVGNCLPSTTKVVCVDINPATVTQLLDRGSAQAIGMVTDVGTFVPKLAEVLVEE from the coding sequence ATGACGGTCGCACGCACGGTCGAACTCGAAGGCCACATCATCGACTCGGGGATGATGCAACAGTGCTTCGGCGTCGTGATGGACCTCGGGGGGAACTTCGACGTGGAAGAGTTCGAGGTGGGCGAACACAAGGACGCCGAGTCGTACTGCCGGATGACGGTGACAGCCGACGATGAGGACTCGCTCCGCGAGATTCTGCACGAACTCAACCAGCACGGCGCGCACCTCTCGAACCCGCCGAACGCGACGCTGAAACCCGCGCCCGGCGACAGAGTGGTTCCCCACGGCTTCTACTCGACGACGAACCATCCGACGAAGGTCCGCTACGAGGACGAGTGGCTTCCCGTCGAGAACATCGAGATGGACTGCGCCGTGGTGGTCAAGCCAGCGGACGAAGATAGCGACGACGCACCGCGCGCCTACACGAAGGTGCTGAACGCCATCGAGGAGGGCGACCTCGTCGTGGCCGACGAGGCGGGCGTCCGCGTGGACCCGCCCGAGCGCCCGCGAGGGTCGTCGGGACCGTTCGGGTTCATGCAGGGCGGGGTCTCGGCGGAACGGCCCTCGGGGTCGCTCATCCGCGAAATCGCCGAGGCCATCGCGGAGACGAAAGCCGACGGCGGGTCGGTGCTGGCGGTCGCCGGTCCCGCAGTCATCCACGCGGGCGCTGGCGACGCGCTGGCCCGCCTCGTTCGGGAGGGCTACGTGGACATGCTCTCGGCGGGCAACGGCTTCGCAGTCCACGACCTCGAACGCGGCCAGTACGGCACCTCGCTCGGGATGGACGTAGAGACGATGGAGAGTCCTCGGAAAGGCCACAAGCACCACATCTACACCATCAGCGAGATAATCCGGGCGGGCGGCATCGAGGAAGCGGTCGAGCAGGGACTCGTCGAGGAGGGCGTGATGTACGAGTGCGTCGAAAACGACGCGCCCTACGTTCTCGCGGGGTCGATTCGGGACGACGGCCCGCTCCCCGACACCATCACCGACGCCGTGGAGGCCCAGAACGCCATCCGCGAGCAAGCCCACGAGGCCGACCTCGTAATCATGCTCTCGACGCTCCTGCACTCGGTCGCGGTCGGCAACTGCCTGCCCTCGACCACGAAGGTCGTCTGCGTGGACATCAACCCCGCGACGGTGACCCAACTGCTCGACCGCGGGAGCGCGCAGGCCATCGGGATGGTGACGGACGTGGGCACGTTCGTCCCGAAACTCGCCGAGGTGCTAGTCGAGGAGTAG